The window CCAAGCATCCCAGGTACTGCCCCTGGAACAGGGTCTCGAAGGAACAGTCGCGCCAGAGGGCTCCCAGGCTACGGCGGGTGAAGTAGTTCACGTGCTCGTGGAATACGTCCCAGAAGGCCCGCTGGCGGCGGATCCAGTCGAAGCAGGGCACCTCCACGTAAATCAGGCCGCGGCCCTGGTTGGCTTGCGCGATGGTGGCCAGCAGGCCGCGGGGATCGGGCACGTGTTCTAGGGTGTGCCGAAGGACCACGAGGTCCGCAGGGGTGACCGAGCTGCCCGGACCGAAGTACTCGCGCACAACGCCCGGGTCATCGCCCTCGAAACTCGGGTCAAAGCCCGTGACGCGGTATCCGGCTTGGCGCAGCAGGCCCAAAAACAGTCCCTTGCCGCAGCCCACCTCGACCACCGTAGCCCCGGACGGGACTCCCCGGCCCAGCAGTTCGAGGACCTGCGCTAGGTGCCGGCGGAAGGCCGGAGAATGGCCCTGCTCGTTCTGGTATTCCTGGTCATAATCCATGAGCTTCGGGGCGAAGCTGCGGTTAAACACAAACCCGCACTGCGGACAGCAGGCCAAGTCCACCCGGGCCATGGCCGCGCTGCGGGCCGCCACGGGCGTGGGATAGGTCTTATTCTGGAAAGCCGGGCATTCCAGGTTCCAGATATCCCGGGCCCCAGGCGAGTCACACAGCGGACAGACGGTCATAGGCGCTCAGGGCGCGTTGTAGCTTGGCGGTGTTGCCCCAGAACCGGAAGGGTTCCCAGTCCGGGTAGGGATAGACGCCAAGATTGAGGGTCAGGGCCGCCCCGCGCTCGGCCACATGGGCCTGCACCAGTTCCCGCACTGTGGCTGGCTCGCCGGAGCAGACGTTGATCACCCCGGCGACCTCATCCTGCAAGGCGACGCGCGCCAAGTATCCGGCTAGGCGTTCCACCGGAAGGAAGTCCCGGACCTGCTCGCCACCGGACATGTCGAAGGACGCCCGGCCCTCGTCTAAAGCCCGATCCAACTGGGAGAACAAGGAGTTGGGATTCTGGCCCGGGCCGTACATGTAAAACAGGCGGGCCCACTGGAGCGTGGCACCCACGGCCGCAGCGGCTGGCTCCAGCGCCCGGCGCAGAGCATCTTTGGCCCGGCCGTAGGCGTTCTCCGGCCGAGTCTCGATATCCTCGGAAAACTCGCCTTCCTGCAGGCCGTACTCGAAACAGGTGCCAGCCACCAAGAGACGACGCAGGCCTCCCGCCAGCAGGGTTCTAAGAAAGGCCAGGGATTGCGGCAGGTTTTCCTCCAGATGATGCGCCCCGCGATAGTCCGGCAAGCCGGACCAAGCCAAGTGGAGACAGCGGTCGGGCCGGCCCAGGGTCTGGAAGGGATCGGACGACGGCACAGCCAAGTCCAGGGGACGCCAGTCCACTCGCCCGAACCAGGGCATGGCCTCGGCCCGCTCCCGGCTGCGTGAGGCGGCGATGACTGGCACGCCCAGGTCTAGCAGGGCGGCCACCACGTAACGGCCGATGAATCCCGTGGCTCCAGTGATGAGGACCCGCATAATTACCCCCGGGCCTCAGGCGGC is drawn from Desulfovibrio aminophilus DSM 12254 and contains these coding sequences:
- a CDS encoding class I SAM-dependent methyltransferase; this encodes MTVCPLCDSPGARDIWNLECPAFQNKTYPTPVAARSAAMARVDLACCPQCGFVFNRSFAPKLMDYDQEYQNEQGHSPAFRRHLAQVLELLGRGVPSGATVVEVGCGKGLFLGLLRQAGYRVTGFDPSFEGDDPGVVREYFGPGSSVTPADLVVLRHTLEHVPDPRGLLATIAQANQGRGLIYVEVPCFDWIRRQRAFWDVFHEHVNYFTRRSLGALWRDCSFETLFQGQYLGCLARLEDLLPRARKSSAFCPETGFPERIASLATYFRENPGQMLWGAGAKGASLLNLVDPGAGLVAAVIDINPRKQLRYIAHTAHPILPPESLAGFAGATAVAMNHNYLEEIRAQAAALRVRVVSLEDLTN
- a CDS encoding NAD-dependent epimerase/dehydratase family protein — encoded protein: MRVLITGATGFIGRYVVAALLDLGVPVIAASRSRERAEAMPWFGRVDWRPLDLAVPSSDPFQTLGRPDRCLHLAWSGLPDYRGAHHLEENLPQSLAFLRTLLAGGLRRLLVAGTCFEYGLQEGEFSEDIETRPENAYGRAKDALRRALEPAAAAVGATLQWARLFYMYGPGQNPNSLFSQLDRALDEGRASFDMSGGEQVRDFLPVERLAGYLARVALQDEVAGVINVCSGEPATVRELVQAHVAERGAALTLNLGVYPYPDWEPFRFWGNTAKLQRALSAYDRLSAV